One genomic region from Salvia hispanica cultivar TCC Black 2014 chromosome 2, UniMelb_Shisp_WGS_1.0, whole genome shotgun sequence encodes:
- the LOC125208608 gene encoding disease resistance protein RGA2-like, producing MADAVISVVVERFAAIIEDQIRYEINLVRGVEKELLNLSDKLKTIRNVLDDAERRGVSEQSVKSWLKKLEATAYEMDDLLDEWNYTLLKHKMEASAEPEPKKMVCCSFIPSSCLSFKKVTIRRDIAKKIENLKATLDQILKEKDDFGFVVSLPATDHVSNHWKIQSTSSVELEKIVGVDIERNKNEIVSKLMLKASKHTQILSIVGMGGLGKTTLAQLVYNDTRLVKDVFDLRIWVCVSDPFDVAGVARGIVESVTKESMPTNVNQLGTVLEKLRDCISGKRFLLVLDDVWTERYDEWEPLKINLRDGAAGSKILVTTRKTMVAKMMDTSDDDIYHPQQLSDEECWSLMRLVSLSGRSEEECGELEKVGKKIASKCKGLPLAANVLGRVLQLKTSLEEWEDVDKNKIWELENAKVDLFPHLVLSYNELSPSLKRCFSYCAVYPKDYRFDAETLIGEWMALGYLGPVSGNHQVELKGREYLNNLAMRSLFQDIEKSEFGEQIKSCKMHDIVHDFALFLRQNNEVADARRMCCQVCDPLVVSQAREYRCLFWDKESPLEHCDCVTSVRVIRTTWSLRGSLPRGMKKLIHLKWLDLHSWTRMPKDELEIICRLYFLQTLILSYCGLKEIPQDIGNLVHLRRLSLNGNEGLKELPERIFSLVELHTLSLADCDVQEIHKKVGNLSQLRLLDLSGNRFLPKLPESICSLVELRTLNMESTYVGYLPEAIGELRNLHILPLEVFRVGGPYNKLGLLKKLFHCLTRSRILRLEFLFNSKSEMVELVEDARGAELKILFEKLKSLKIRFWSWMDEKEQSSSSSLWMELIEALVPHHNLKELEINGYGGSLLPALWKLPDLEILILDEIKHLKLVGREFLGIESNDVVAFPKLRQLEIVDWKNLEEWEDITEEEEESEAISVMPCLTNLTVSWCPILKKLPHRLLHKVSPSLRSLSIINSTLLEEMYFDKEGSAWRSISQHNPHLRLPGH from the coding sequence ATGGCGGATGCTGTGATTTCAGTAGTGGTGGAGAGATTTGCAGCTATCATAGAAGATCAAATTCGGTACGAAATCAATTTGGTGAGAGGCGTGGAGAAGGAGCTTCTCAATCTTTCTGATAAGCTCAAGACGATCAGAAATGTGTTGGATGATGCGGAAAGGAGAGGTGTGAGCGAGCAAAGCGTCAAAAGTTGGTTGAAGAAGCTTGAAGCTACGGCTTATGAGATGGACGATCTTTTGGATGAATGGAACTACACTCTTCTCAAACATAAGATGGAAGCTTCTGCTGAGCCCGAGCCTAAGAAAATGGTATGCTGCTCCTTCATCCCATCTTCATGTTTGAGTTTCAAGAAAGTTACTATTCGTCGTGATATTgccaagaaaatagaaaatttgaaagCCACACTTGATCAGATCTTAAAGGAGAAAGATGACTTTGGATTTGTCGTCTCTCTTCCTGCAACTGATCATGTGtctaatcattggaaaattcAATCGACATCTTCGGTTGAACTAGAAAAAATTGTGGGTGTGGACATAGAGAGGAATAAGAATGAGATAGTGAGTAAATTGATGCTTAAGGCTTCCAAACATACCCAAATTCTGTCTATAGTTGGGATGGGGGGGCTTGGGAAGACGACTCTTGCCCAACTTGTTTATAATGATACTCGATTGGTGAAGGATGTTTTTGATTTAAGAATTTGGGTATGTGTTTCTGATCCGTTTGATGTGGCTGGGGTTGCGAGAGGGATTGTCGAGAGTGTAACGAAAGAGAGTATGCCGACAAATGTCAACCAATTAGGAACGGTACTCGAAAAACTTAGAGATTGTATTTCAGGAAAGAGATTTCTTCTAGTCCTTGATGATGTTTGGACAGAGAGATATGACGAATGGGAACCCCTGAAAATCAATCTTAGAGATGGTGCAGCAGGCAGTAAGATTCTGGTGACAACAAGAAAAACTATGGTAGCTAAGATGATGGATACCTCAGACGATGATATCTATCACCCACAACAGCTTAGCGATGAAGAGTGTTGGTCGTTAATGCGTCTGGTATCACTTTCAGGAAGGAGTGAGGAGGAGTGTGGAGAGTTGGAGAAAGTTGGGAAGAAAATAGCTAGTAAGTGCAAGGGACTGCCTCTTGCTGCTAATGTTTTGGGAAGAGTTTTGCAGCTCAAGACTAGTTTGGAAGAGTGGGAAGATGTGgacaagaataaaatatgggAATTGGAGAATGCGAAAGTAGATCTATTTCCTCATTTGGTCTTAAGCTACAATGAATTGTCCCCATCTCTTAAGCGATGTTTTTCATATTGTGCTGTCTATCCTAAAGATTACAGATTTGATGCGGAGACTCTGATAGGAGAGTGGATGGCATTAGGTTATTTGGGGCCTGTAAGTGGAAATCATCAAGTGGAACTCAAAGGGCGAGAGTACTTGAACAACTTAGCAATGCGTTCTTTGTTTCAAGACATTGAGAAAAGTGAGTTTGGGGAGCAGATAAAATCGTGTAAAATGCATGATATCGTTCATGATTTTGCTCTATTTCTTAGGCAGAATAATGAGGTTGCAGATGCGAGAAGGATGTGTTGCCAAGTTTGCGATCCTCTAGTAGTTTCTCAAGCTCGAGAGTACCGTTGCTTATTTTGGGACAAGGAAAGTCCTCTTGAACATTGTGATTGCGTGACAAGTGTTAGGGTCATAAGAACTACATGGAGTTTGCGTGGTTCTCTTCCACGGGGCATGAAAAAGTTGATTCACTTGAAATGGTTGGATTTACATAGTTGGACTAGAATGCCAAAGGATGAGTTGGAAATCATATGTAGGCTTTATTTCTTGCAAACTCTTATCTTATCATATTGTGGCCTAAAAGAGATTCCACAAGATATTGGGAATTTGGTTCATTTGAGACGACTTAGCTTAAATGGGAATGAAGGTTTGAAGGAGTTACCCGAGagaatttttagtttggttgAATTGCACACTCTTTCCCTAGCAGACTGCGATGTGCAAGAGATTCACAAAAAAGTTGGGAATTTGAGTCAGTTAAGACTACTTGACTTAAGTGGGAATAGGTTTTTACCGAAGTTACCAGAGAGCATTTGTAGTTTGGTTGAACTGCGAACCTTGAATATGGAATCCACTTATGTCGGATATTTGCCTGAAGCAATAGGTGAGTTAAGGAATCTTCATATACTGCCACTAGAGGTGTTCAGAGTAGGAGGTCCTTACAACAAGTTGGGACTTCtgaaaaaattattccatTGTCTTACTAGATCTAGAATTCTAAGATTGGAATTCTTATTTAATAGTAAGAGCGAAATGGTGGAGTTGGTTGAGGATGCTCGAGGAGCAGAGTTAAAGATACTCTTTGAAAAACTCAAAAGTCTCAAGATAAGGTTCTGGAGTTGGATGGATGAAAAGGAGCagtcatcatcatcttcactGTGGATGGAGTTGATAGAAGCTCTAGTGCCCCATCACAACTTGAAGGAACTGGAAATCAATGGCTACGGGGGCTCCTTGCTTCCGGCTTTGTGGAAACTACCTGACTTGGAAATACTTATTTTGGATGAGATAAAACATTTGAAGTTGGTTGGACGGGAGTTTTTAGGAATAGAATCTAACGATGTTGTTGCATTTCCTAAACTCAGGCAACTAGAAATTGTTGACTGGAAAAATTTGGAGGAGTGGGAAGACATAacggaggaagaagaagaatctgAGGCCATCTCCGTCATGCCATGTCTCACAAACTTGACTGTAAGTTGGTGTCCGATTTTGAAGAAGCTTCCGCACCGCCTCCTGCATAAGGTCTCCCCGTCTCTGCGGTCGTTGAGTATTATCAATTCTACATTGCTAGAAGAAATGTACTTTGACAAGGAAGGTTCGGCTTGGAGATCCATATCCCAACATAATCCCCATTTACGACTCCCAGGGCATTAG
- the LOC125206943 gene encoding uncharacterized protein LOC125206943: MASNLPRFIKLTFDQGTGDYFFYMAMYRGEAHGVVSIDGDDELNAYTKIEVEPSLINRDYVHLRFTQTNKYLGRNEDGLLAARNTMPVEDTTLPYSTLFHPSTPDKDGFFNLTHVHTGHLVRVDTPDKTRFAIRDPPSSPLMLRVVDWEATVKLPSDGLIAFKGDNGKYLQTFLKDGQRYLQFSSDDANAARSSVVVSYVGTKATCNVPFSYTQQDKSSYDSGITHIQKDDGSYTGVNCYNFDFKIDEGRTLKLPN; encoded by the coding sequence ATGGCATCCAACTTACCAAGGTTCATCAAGCTGACTTTTGATCAAGGTACGGgtgattatttcttttatatggCAATGTACAGGGGTGAAGCACATGGTGTCGTATCCATCGATGGAGATGATGAGCTGAACGCGTACACGAAGATAGAAGTTGAGCCATCCCTGATCAATCGCGACTACGTCCACCTCCGCTTCACCCAAACCAACAAGTACTTGGGCCGGAATGAAGACGGCCTCCTCGCTGCTCGAAACACCATGCCCGTGGAAGACACCACCCTCCCTTACTCCACCTTGTTCCACCCATCCACTCCCGACAAAGACGGCTTCTTCAACTTGACCCACGTCCACACCGGACACCTTGTTAGAGTGGACACTCCTGATAAGACACGCTTCGCCATCCGAGATCCTCCTTCTTCCCCACTCATGCTGCGCGTTGTGGACTGGGAGGCGACCGTTAAACTCCCGTCCGACGGCCTCATCGCCTTCAAGGGCGACAACGGGAAATATCTCCAGACGTTCCTCAAGGACGGCCAGCGCTACCTCCAGTTCTCCTCCGACGACGCCAACGCAGCTAGGAGTTCTGTGGTGGTTAGCTATGTTGGGACCAAGGCCACCTGCAACGTCCCTTTCTCCTACACTCAGCAAGACAAGAGTTCGTACGACAGCGGCATCACCCATATCCAAAAGGACGACGGTTCCTACACCGGCGTCAATTGTTACAATTTCGATTTCAAGATCGATGAAGGCCGCACGCTCAAGCTCCCAAATTAA
- the LOC125204799 gene encoding uncharacterized protein LOC125204799 isoform X1, protein MASNLPRFIKLPNPSEGGHEDYYEVAMYRGEADGIVSLDGDLELNSFTKIEVEPALINRNYVHLRFTRTNRYLGRNEDGLLVARNTFPVEDTTLPSCTLFQPSSPDQAGLYDLTHVQTGYLVRQDGSGLRFSIRNPPSSPNKLHLVDWETTVKLPLDGYIAFKGDNGKYLQTFLKDGQRYLQFSSDDPNIESAAFRVEPLSNGDYKVFLPDRSRWFANPNWVSIVGSTQRGEWFRPVKVGDSSIALFSTEAKLFCSRASGEGLTDCLSANVATIPSTAKFEVQELVQERLIYHVDYDMDFGRISDEQPYLAGQSVVTNNSSEEAVMAVEITYQDEKSYTFTRSSSVTAGVSSTLEGKIPFIAKGSITVSVDMTETFEWSSTTKITTSITASTSVAVPPRTAFMVSYVGTKGTCSVPFSYTQQDKSSYDGSITRVRKDDGSYTGVNCYNFEFKIEADSTLKLTN, encoded by the exons ATGGCATCCAACTTACCAAGGTTCATCAAGCTGCCTAATCCAAGTGAAGGTGGACATGAAGATTACTATGAAGTGGCAATGTACAGGGGTGAGGCAGATGGCATTGTATCTTTAGATGGAGATCTAGAGCTCAACTCATTCACCAAGATAGAAGTCGAGCCAGCCCTGATCAATCGAAACTACGTCCACCTCCGCTTCACCCGAACCAACAGATACTTGGGCCGGAACGAAGACGGCCTCCTCGTTGCTCGAAACACCTTCCCCGTGGAAGACACCACCCTCCCTTCCTGCACCCTGTTCCAGCCATCTTCCCCCGATCAAGCCGGCCTCTACGACCTCACCCACGTCCAAACGGGCTACCTTGTCAGACAGGATGGTAGTGGGCTACGCTTCTCCATCCGAAATCCTCCTTCCTCGCCAAACAAGCTGCACCTTGTGGACTGGGAGACAACGGTTAAGCTCCCGCTCGACGGTTATATTGCCTTCAAGGGCGACAACGGAAAATATCTCCAGACATTCCTCAAGGACGGCCAACGCTACCTCCAGTTCTCCTCCGACGATCCCAACATTGAGAGCGCAGCATTCCGTGTCGAACCTCTATCGAATGGGGATTACAAAGTATTCCTCCCGGATCGTTCTCGGTGGTTTGCCAATCCTAACTGGGTTTCGATCGTAGGAAGCACGCAGCGTGGCGAATGGTTTAGGCCGGTGAAAGTCGGCGACAGCAGCATCGCCCTCTTCAGCACCGAAGCGAAGCTCTTCTGCAGCCGCGCGAGCGGCGAGGGCCTCACGGACTGCCTCTCCGCCAACGTTGCCACCATTCCCAGCACGGCGAAATTCGAAGTGCAGGAGCTCGTCCAGGAGAGACTGATCTACCACGTCGACTATGACATGGATTTCGGGAGAATATCCGACGAGCAGCCTTACCTCGCGGGCCAGTCCGTGGTCACCAACAACTCGTCCGAGGAGGCTGTGATGGCGGTTGAGATCACGTACCAGGACGAGAAGTCTTACACCTTCACCCGCAGCTCGTCTGTCACCGCGGGCGTCAGCTCCACCTTGGAAG gTAAAATACCCTTCATCGCGAAAGGATCCATCACCGTCTCTGTGGACATGACTGAGACGTTTGAGTGGAGCAGCACCACCAAGATTACAACCTCCATTACCGCTTCCACGTCGGTCGCTGTGCCCCCTAGGACTGCTTTCATGGTTAGTTATGTTGGGACCAAGGGCACCTGCAGCGTCCCTTTCTCTTACACTCAGCAAGACAAGAGCTCGTACGACGGCAGCATCACCCGTGTCCGGAAGGATGACGGTTCCTACACTGGCGTCAATTGTTACAACTTCGAATTTAAGATCGAAGCAGACAGCACGCTCAAGCTCACCAATTAA
- the LOC125204799 gene encoding uncharacterized protein LOC125204799 isoform X2: MASNLPRFIKLPNPSEGGHEDYYEVAMYRGEADGIVSLDGDLELNSFTKIEVEPALINRNYVHLRFTRTNRYLGRNEDGLLVARNTFPVEDTTLPSCTLFQPSSPDQAGLYDLTHVQTGYLVRQDGSGLRFSIRNPPSSPNKLHLVDWETTVKLPLDGYIAFKGDNGKYLQTFLKDGQRYLQFSSDDPNIESAAFRVEPLSNGDYKVFLPDRSRWFANPNWVSIVGSTQRGEWFRPVKVGDSSIALFSTEAKLFCSRASGEGLTDCLSANVATIPSTAKFEVQELVQERLIYHVDYDMDFGRISDEQPYLAGQSVVTNNSSEEAVMAVEITYQDEKSYTFTRSSSVTAGVSSTLEVSIANR; this comes from the exons ATGGCATCCAACTTACCAAGGTTCATCAAGCTGCCTAATCCAAGTGAAGGTGGACATGAAGATTACTATGAAGTGGCAATGTACAGGGGTGAGGCAGATGGCATTGTATCTTTAGATGGAGATCTAGAGCTCAACTCATTCACCAAGATAGAAGTCGAGCCAGCCCTGATCAATCGAAACTACGTCCACCTCCGCTTCACCCGAACCAACAGATACTTGGGCCGGAACGAAGACGGCCTCCTCGTTGCTCGAAACACCTTCCCCGTGGAAGACACCACCCTCCCTTCCTGCACCCTGTTCCAGCCATCTTCCCCCGATCAAGCCGGCCTCTACGACCTCACCCACGTCCAAACGGGCTACCTTGTCAGACAGGATGGTAGTGGGCTACGCTTCTCCATCCGAAATCCTCCTTCCTCGCCAAACAAGCTGCACCTTGTGGACTGGGAGACAACGGTTAAGCTCCCGCTCGACGGTTATATTGCCTTCAAGGGCGACAACGGAAAATATCTCCAGACATTCCTCAAGGACGGCCAACGCTACCTCCAGTTCTCCTCCGACGATCCCAACATTGAGAGCGCAGCATTCCGTGTCGAACCTCTATCGAATGGGGATTACAAAGTATTCCTCCCGGATCGTTCTCGGTGGTTTGCCAATCCTAACTGGGTTTCGATCGTAGGAAGCACGCAGCGTGGCGAATGGTTTAGGCCGGTGAAAGTCGGCGACAGCAGCATCGCCCTCTTCAGCACCGAAGCGAAGCTCTTCTGCAGCCGCGCGAGCGGCGAGGGCCTCACGGACTGCCTCTCCGCCAACGTTGCCACCATTCCCAGCACGGCGAAATTCGAAGTGCAGGAGCTCGTCCAGGAGAGACTGATCTACCACGTCGACTATGACATGGATTTCGGGAGAATATCCGACGAGCAGCCTTACCTCGCGGGCCAGTCCGTGGTCACCAACAACTCGTCCGAGGAGGCTGTGATGGCGGTTGAGATCACGTACCAGGACGAGAAGTCTTACACCTTCACCCGCAGCTCGTCTGTCACCGCGGGCGTCAGCTCCACCTTGGAAG tttcaattgccaacaggTAA